A single region of the Stenotrophomonas sp. Marseille-Q4652 genome encodes:
- a CDS encoding EF-hand domain-containing protein — translation MILRGRFTRRRKALLIIVLVVLGWLGYAWHAGLAITQGLEQRDMDWNGDGIASQREWLQAFHAVSVRESQEGNRHCRSFYWRASGEQIRVDCRTVFKQEETP, via the coding sequence ATGATCCTGCGCGGCCGTTTCACCCGTCGCCGCAAGGCGCTGCTGATCATCGTGCTGGTGGTGCTCGGCTGGCTGGGCTACGCCTGGCATGCCGGCCTGGCCATCACCCAGGGGCTGGAACAGCGCGACATGGACTGGAATGGCGATGGCATCGCCAGCCAACGCGAATGGCTGCAGGCCTTCCATGCGGTCAGCGTGCGCGAGAGCCAGGAGGGCAACCGACACTGCCGCAGCTTCTACTGGCGCGCCAGCGGCGAGCAGATCCGGGTGGACTGCCGCACGGTGTTCAAGCAGGAAGAAACGCCCTGA
- the murA gene encoding UDP-N-acetylglucosamine 1-carboxyvinyltransferase, which translates to MAKIVVTGGNVLNGEVHISGAKNAVLPILCATLLADAPVEITNVPHLHDVITTVKLLGELGARVTVDQGTLSRGSAIVVDPSSVNQVVAPYELVKTMRASILVLGPLLARHGAAEVSLPGGCAIGSRPVDQHIKGLQALGAEISVENGFIKARVNGRLKGGRYTFDMVSVTGTENVMAAATLAEGTTVLENAAMEPEVIDLAVCLNTLGARIEGAGTPRITIHGVERLSGGCHSVLPDRIETGTFLVAAAMTGGRVTASNARPDTMDAVLAKLKEAGAHIETGETSITLDMQGRRPKAVNLTTAPHPAFPTDMQAQLMALNCVADGVGVITETIFENRFMHVNELLRLGADIQVEGHTAIVRGVERLSGAPVMATDLRASACLILAGLVAQGDTTIDRIYHLDRGYENIEEKLGALGASIRRVQ; encoded by the coding sequence ATGGCGAAGATCGTAGTGACCGGCGGCAATGTGCTGAACGGTGAAGTCCATATTTCCGGCGCCAAGAACGCGGTGCTGCCCATCCTGTGCGCGACCCTGCTGGCCGATGCGCCGGTGGAGATCACCAACGTGCCGCACCTGCACGACGTGATCACCACGGTGAAGCTGCTCGGCGAGCTGGGCGCCAGGGTGACCGTCGACCAGGGCACGCTGTCGCGAGGCAGCGCGATCGTGGTGGACCCGAGCAGCGTCAACCAGGTCGTTGCCCCGTACGAGCTGGTCAAGACCATGCGCGCCTCGATCCTCGTGCTGGGCCCGCTGCTCGCGCGCCATGGCGCGGCCGAGGTCTCGCTGCCCGGCGGCTGCGCGATCGGCTCGCGCCCAGTGGACCAGCACATCAAGGGTCTGCAGGCACTGGGTGCGGAGATCAGCGTCGAGAACGGCTTCATCAAGGCGCGCGTCAACGGGCGCCTGAAGGGTGGTCGCTACACCTTCGACATGGTCAGCGTGACCGGCACCGAGAACGTGATGGCCGCCGCGACGCTGGCCGAAGGCACCACGGTGCTGGAGAACGCGGCGATGGAGCCGGAGGTCATCGACCTGGCTGTCTGTCTCAACACGCTGGGCGCACGCATCGAGGGCGCAGGCACCCCGCGCATCACCATCCATGGCGTCGAGCGCCTGTCCGGTGGCTGCCATTCGGTGTTGCCGGACCGCATCGAGACCGGCACCTTCCTGGTGGCCGCGGCGATGACCGGTGGCAGGGTCACCGCAAGCAACGCCCGTCCGGACACCATGGACGCGGTGCTGGCCAAGCTCAAGGAAGCCGGCGCGCACATCGAGACCGGGGAGACCAGCATCACCCTGGACATGCAGGGCAGGCGGCCGAAGGCGGTCAACCTGACCACCGCACCGCATCCGGCCTTCCCGACCGACATGCAGGCGCAGCTCATGGCGCTCAACTGTGTGGCTGACGGCGTGGGCGTGATCACCGAAACGATCTTCGAAAACCGTTTCATGCACGTCAACGAACTGCTGCGCCTGGGCGCCGACATCCAGGTCGAGGGCCACACCGCGATCGTGCGTGGTGTGGAGCGCCTGTCCGGGGCGCCGGTGATGGCCACCGACCTGCGTGCCTCGGCATGCCTCATCCTGGCCGGCCTGGTGGCGCAGGGCGACACCACGATCGACCGCATCTACCACCTCGACCGCGGCTACGAGAACATCGAGGAGAAGCTCGGTGCGCTCGGGGCCAGCATCCGGCGGGTGCAATGA
- a CDS encoding BolA family protein: MDAETIRNLIETGLPGARADVHGDDGVHFEATVVCEAFAGKLPLARHRMVYATLGELMGGAIHALALKTLTPAEAG, from the coding sequence TTGGACGCCGAGACCATCCGCAATCTGATCGAAACCGGCCTGCCTGGCGCCCGTGCCGACGTGCATGGCGATGATGGCGTGCATTTCGAGGCCACCGTGGTGTGCGAAGCCTTTGCCGGCAAGCTGCCGCTGGCGCGCCACCGCATGGTCTACGCAACGCTGGGCGAACTGATGGGGGGCGCCATCCACGCGCTGGCCCTGAAAACCCTCACCCCGGCCGAAGCCGGCTGA
- a CDS encoding KpsF/GutQ family sugar-phosphate isomerase produces the protein MAVPPRSSGAPDDASLIASGQRVIEIERDALATVGGRIGEEFARACRMILGSRGRVVATGMGKSGHIARKIAATLASTGTPAFFVHPGEAGHGDLGMITEADVVLALSYSGESDEVLMLLPVLKRQGNHVIAMTGRPQSSLARAADVHLDVSVAHEACPLALAPTSSTTASLAIGDALAVALLDARGFTADDFARSHPAGSLGRRLLLHITDVMHSGDELPRVYDDASLSEALVEMSRKRLGMTAVVDREGRLVGLFTDGDLRRALDSELDVRSARIADVMTRQPRTIGADQLAVEAARLMETHKINGLIVVDGDQRAVGALNIHDLLRAKVV, from the coding sequence ATGGCCGTTCCACCCCGTTCCAGCGGTGCCCCCGATGACGCCAGCTTGATTGCCAGCGGCCAGCGGGTCATCGAGATCGAGCGCGACGCCCTGGCCACCGTCGGTGGCCGCATCGGCGAGGAATTCGCCCGCGCCTGCCGGATGATCCTCGGGTCCCGCGGCCGCGTGGTCGCCACCGGCATGGGCAAGTCGGGTCATATCGCCCGCAAGATCGCCGCCACCCTGGCCTCGACCGGCACCCCGGCGTTCTTCGTCCATCCCGGCGAAGCCGGCCATGGCGACCTGGGCATGATCACCGAAGCCGACGTGGTCCTGGCCCTGTCCTACTCCGGGGAATCGGACGAAGTGCTGATGCTGCTGCCGGTGCTCAAGCGCCAGGGCAACCACGTGATTGCGATGACCGGCCGGCCGCAGTCCAGCCTGGCCCGCGCCGCCGACGTCCACCTGGATGTCAGCGTGGCCCACGAGGCCTGCCCGCTGGCCCTGGCCCCGACCTCGAGCACCACCGCCTCGCTGGCGATCGGCGATGCGCTGGCCGTCGCCCTGCTGGACGCGCGCGGCTTCACCGCCGATGACTTCGCCCGTTCGCACCCGGCCGGCAGCCTGGGCCGCCGCCTGCTGCTGCACATCACCGACGTCATGCACAGCGGCGACGAGCTGCCTCGCGTGTACGACGATGCCAGCCTCAGCGAGGCGCTGGTGGAAATGAGCCGCAAGCGACTGGGCATGACCGCCGTGGTCGATCGCGAAGGCCGTCTGGTCGGCCTGTTCACCGACGGCGACCTGCGCCGCGCACTGGACAGTGAGCTGGACGTGCGCAGCGCGCGCATAGCCGATGTCATGACCCGGCAACCGCGCACCATCGGCGCCGACCAGCTTGCGGTAGAGGCGGCGCGGCTGATGGAGACCCACAAGATCAACGGCCTGATCGTCGTCGATGGCGACCAGCGCGCGGTGGGCGCCCTGAACATTCATGACCTGTTGCGGGCAAAAGTGGTTTAA
- a CDS encoding HAD hydrolase family protein: MPYDPLAAFPPELLAAARNIRMACFDVDGTLTDGRLYYDHDGNESKAYFVHDGLGLKLLQQHGIHPVLITARNSLSAMRRGNDLGIDTQIAVGDKLASVRKLCELRDIGMEQVAFMGDDLPDLAPISAAGLAVAPANAHPWIAERVHWITRAEGGRGAARELCDVLLAAQGRIDAVLARYSA, from the coding sequence ATGCCCTACGACCCGCTGGCCGCCTTTCCGCCGGAACTGCTTGCCGCCGCCCGGAACATCCGCATGGCCTGTTTCGACGTCGACGGCACGCTCACCGATGGCCGTCTCTACTACGACCACGACGGCAACGAGAGCAAGGCGTACTTCGTGCATGACGGTCTGGGCCTGAAACTGCTGCAGCAGCACGGCATCCACCCGGTGCTGATCACCGCGCGCAACAGCCTGTCGGCGATGCGCCGCGGCAACGACCTGGGCATCGACACCCAGATCGCGGTCGGCGACAAGCTGGCCAGCGTGCGCAAGCTGTGCGAGCTGCGCGACATCGGCATGGAGCAGGTGGCCTTCATGGGTGATGACCTGCCCGATCTCGCCCCGATTTCGGCGGCCGGGCTGGCCGTCGCGCCGGCCAACGCGCATCCGTGGATCGCCGAGCGCGTGCACTGGATCACCCGCGCCGAAGGTGGACGCGGCGCCGCCCGCGAGCTGTGCGACGTGCTGCTCGCCGCGCAGGGCCGGATCGACGCGGTGCTGGCGAGGTATTCGGCGTGA
- the lptC gene encoding LPS export ABC transporter periplasmic protein LptC yields MSWRGILGGVLLLAALVSGWSAWRHRAGITTPPDDTSSSDYILGDFEIVALDKDGKEATTLRAPSMQRNRADETMTIQTPLFLLPDDNGRHWQLRADTAWVSAKGEEMRLRGNVNGDSPQDGTTPPTTFRTTSLDVFPERNVARTDDKVTMTRPGIIHSGVGFEADLKSSQYKFLSQAKTRYEPKAAR; encoded by the coding sequence GTGAGCTGGCGCGGCATCCTCGGTGGTGTCCTGCTGCTGGCGGCGCTGGTCAGCGGCTGGTCCGCCTGGCGCCACCGCGCCGGCATCACCACCCCGCCCGATGACACCAGCAGTTCGGACTACATCCTCGGCGATTTCGAGATCGTGGCGCTGGACAAGGACGGCAAGGAGGCCACGACGCTGCGCGCGCCTTCGATGCAGCGCAACCGCGCCGACGAGACGATGACCATCCAGACGCCGCTGTTCCTGCTGCCCGACGACAACGGCCGGCACTGGCAACTGCGCGCCGATACCGCATGGGTCAGCGCAAAGGGCGAGGAAATGCGCCTGCGCGGCAACGTCAACGGCGACAGCCCGCAGGATGGCACCACGCCACCGACCACCTTCCGCACCACCAGCCTGGATGTGTTCCCGGAGCGCAACGTGGCCCGGACCGATGACAAGGTCACCATGACCCGCCCGGGTATCATCCACAGTGGCGTCGGTTTCGAAGCCGACCTCAAATCCAGCCAGTACAAATTCCTTTCCCAGGCCAAGACCCGCTATGAACCCAAAGCTGCCCGCTAG
- the lptA gene encoding lipopolysaccharide transport periplasmic protein LptA: MNPKLPARLAPLALLAALLAAGPVLAKKSDRNQPMTIDAGAQSGSFDGAGKTVLSQGVEINQGTMELRSNEAELYMSDGEIVRAIFIGKQAKLKQQMDDGTWMNATANRIEYDIRNDTLTLIGDYKVESERGSNAGQRMVYNIATGNMQSGGDGTRVRTVIQPKNKTAAPAAKESK; this comes from the coding sequence ATGAACCCAAAGCTGCCCGCTAGGCTCGCTCCGCTCGCCCTGCTCGCCGCCCTGCTCGCAGCCGGGCCCGTGCTGGCCAAGAAGTCCGACCGCAACCAGCCGATGACCATCGATGCCGGCGCCCAGTCCGGCTCGTTCGACGGGGCCGGCAAGACCGTGCTGTCCCAGGGCGTGGAAATCAACCAGGGCACGATGGAGCTGCGCTCCAACGAGGCCGAGCTCTACATGTCCGACGGTGAAATCGTCCGTGCCATCTTCATCGGCAAGCAGGCCAAGCTGAAGCAGCAGATGGACGACGGCACCTGGATGAATGCCACAGCCAACCGCATCGAGTACGACATCAGGAACGACACCCTCACCCTGATTGGCGACTACAAGGTAGAGAGCGAGCGCGGCAGCAATGCCGGCCAGCGCATGGTCTACAACATCGCCACCGGCAACATGCAGTCCGGCGGCGACGGCACCCGCGTGCGCACCGTGATCCAGCCCAAGAACAAGACCGCCGCGCCGGCCGCCAAGGAGAGCAAGTAA
- the lptB gene encoding LPS export ABC transporter ATP-binding protein codes for MLVAEGLRKNYKKREVVREFALTLDAGEVVGLLGPNGAGKTTCFYMIVGLVEADAGRIVLDGQDITAEPMYRRAKLGVGYLPQEPSVFRKLTVADNIRLVLELREDLDAAGRERELSSLLDELQIGHVSDQLGASLSGGERRRCEIARALAARPRLILLDEPFAGVDPISVGEIQRIVSHLKQRGIGVLITDHNVRETLGICDRAYILNEGSVLAQGAPDELLSNTDVRRVYLGDSFRL; via the coding sequence ATGCTCGTTGCCGAGGGCCTGCGCAAGAACTACAAGAAGCGCGAGGTGGTCCGCGAGTTCGCCCTGACCCTGGATGCGGGCGAGGTGGTTGGCCTGCTCGGTCCCAACGGCGCGGGCAAGACCACCTGCTTCTACATGATCGTGGGTCTGGTCGAGGCCGACGCCGGCCGCATCGTCCTCGACGGCCAGGACATCACCGCCGAACCGATGTACCGCCGCGCCAAGCTCGGCGTGGGCTACCTGCCTCAGGAACCGTCGGTGTTCCGCAAGCTGACCGTGGCCGACAACATCCGCCTGGTGCTCGAGCTGCGCGAGGACCTGGATGCCGCCGGCCGCGAGCGCGAGCTGTCCTCGCTGCTGGACGAACTGCAGATCGGCCATGTCTCCGACCAGCTCGGCGCCAGCCTGTCCGGCGGCGAGCGTCGCCGCTGCGAGATCGCCCGGGCCCTTGCCGCACGGCCGCGCCTGATCCTGCTCGACGAGCCGTTCGCCGGCGTCGATCCGATTTCGGTGGGCGAGATCCAGCGTATCGTGAGCCACCTCAAGCAACGTGGCATCGGCGTGCTGATCACCGACCACAACGTGCGCGAGACCTTGGGAATCTGCGACCGCGCGTATATCCTCAATGAAGGCAGCGTGCTGGCGCAGGGGGCACCGGACGAATTGCTGTCGAACACCGACGTCCGTCGCGTCTACCTCGGGGATAGCTTCCGACTCTGA
- a CDS encoding RNA polymerase factor sigma-54, with amino-acid sequence MKARLQTSLGQQLVMTPQLRQAIKLLQMSSAELEVEIAEAVETNPLLEWAENDASLPASGQEDKADGNSGDHDDSAPTDDWMPDTDWTSGNGGGGSFDDEEPGSATDRMVEPETLADHLLWQLHLSHLSLRDRRIGAALINAMDEDGYLREPLPAIAEALRPDVVASEEEILTVLHQIQRFDPVGVGARTLGECLALQLDVLPPQTPGLELARLIAAGPLEKLPRSGVAGVAQELRQPVDQVEEAVQLLRTLDPRPGKQLGEPASDTYVVPDCVVWRHRGVWRAALAGHAAPKVVIHRGYEQMIRNCGEADASYLRTQLQEARWLLRGLEARGETLLKVVRCLLLQQSGFLEFGEQALRPLTLREVASELGLHESTISRAIARKYVRTPRGTLPLRAFFASGIDTDGGGEASSTAIQAMIRRLIEAENPRKPLSDAKLADLLKASGIPVARRTVAKYREAMNISASHERVRIA; translated from the coding sequence ATGAAAGCACGGCTGCAGACATCGTTGGGACAGCAACTGGTGATGACGCCGCAGCTGCGTCAGGCCATCAAGTTGCTGCAGATGTCCAGCGCCGAGCTGGAAGTGGAAATTGCCGAAGCGGTGGAAACCAATCCGCTGCTGGAATGGGCCGAGAACGACGCCTCGCTGCCGGCCTCCGGACAGGAAGACAAGGCCGACGGCAACAGCGGGGACCACGACGACTCCGCGCCCACCGATGACTGGATGCCCGACACCGACTGGACCTCGGGCAACGGTGGCGGCGGCTCCTTCGATGACGAGGAACCGGGCAGCGCCACCGACCGCATGGTCGAGCCGGAGACCCTGGCCGACCACCTGCTGTGGCAATTGCACCTGTCGCACCTGTCGCTGCGCGACCGCCGTATCGGTGCCGCGCTCATCAACGCGATGGACGAGGACGGCTACCTGCGCGAACCCCTGCCCGCCATCGCAGAGGCGCTGCGCCCGGACGTGGTCGCCAGCGAAGAGGAAATCCTCACCGTGCTGCACCAGATCCAGCGTTTCGACCCGGTCGGGGTCGGTGCACGGACCCTGGGCGAATGCCTGGCGCTGCAACTGGACGTACTGCCGCCGCAGACCCCGGGACTGGAGCTGGCCCGCCTGATCGCGGCCGGCCCGCTGGAAAAGCTGCCGCGCAGCGGCGTGGCCGGCGTGGCGCAGGAACTGCGCCAGCCGGTCGACCAGGTCGAGGAAGCCGTGCAGCTGCTGCGCACCCTTGATCCGCGGCCCGGCAAGCAGCTGGGCGAGCCGGCCTCGGACACCTACGTCGTCCCCGACTGCGTGGTCTGGCGCCACCGCGGCGTATGGCGCGCGGCCCTGGCTGGCCATGCCGCACCCAAGGTGGTGATCCACCGCGGCTATGAGCAGATGATCCGCAACTGCGGCGAGGCCGACGCCAGTTACCTGCGCACCCAGCTGCAGGAAGCCCGCTGGTTGCTCAGGGGCCTGGAGGCACGCGGCGAAACCCTGCTGAAGGTGGTCCGCTGCCTGCTGCTGCAGCAGTCCGGATTCCTCGAATTCGGTGAACAGGCGCTGCGCCCGCTGACCCTGCGCGAGGTTGCCAGCGAACTGGGCCTGCACGAATCCACCATTTCCCGTGCCATCGCCCGCAAGTACGTGCGCACCCCGCGCGGCACCCTGCCGTTGCGCGCGTTCTTCGCCTCGGGCATCGATACCGACGGCGGTGGCGAGGCTTCCAGCACCGCGATCCAGGCCATGATCCGCCGCCTGATCGAGGCCGAAAACCCACGCAAGCCGCTTTCTGACGCCAAGCTGGCTGACCTGCTCAAGGCCTCCGGCATACCGGTGGCGCGGCGCACCGTGGCGAAGTATCGTGAAGCCATGAACATTTCCGCCTCCCACGAGAGAGTACGCATAGCCTGA
- the raiA gene encoding ribosome-associated translation inhibitor RaiA produces the protein MRIETYGQQIEVTPALKEYVESKLQRLERHFDQHCEVRTQLSVRKPDHHVVATVNLPGRTLHADASGQTMYAAIDLLADKLDRLVIKHKEKSLPHAPHALRDNGE, from the coding sequence ATGCGCATCGAAACGTACGGCCAGCAGATCGAAGTCACGCCCGCCCTCAAGGAATACGTCGAGAGCAAGCTGCAGCGACTGGAACGGCACTTCGACCAGCACTGCGAAGTGCGCACCCAGCTGTCAGTGCGCAAGCCGGACCACCACGTCGTTGCCACGGTCAACCTTCCCGGCCGAACCCTGCACGCCGACGCCAGCGGGCAGACGATGTACGCGGCGATCGACCTGCTCGCCGACAAGCTCGACCGCCTTGTCATCAAGCACAAGGAAAAGAGCCTGCCCCACGCGCCGCACGCATTGCGCGACAATGGGGAATGA
- a CDS encoding PTS sugar transporter subunit IIA: MPLTDLLVAVRTQVLTATNRDDTLQAASRLLACDQAGAEEIHRSLCQREDLGSTAIGHGVAIPHGRAPALDKPRGALLRLEQPVDFGGSEPVDLVFAIAVPAHYTHQHLMLLSELAELFSDPQTRDALRHAPDGPALTRLLDLSSRTSAA; this comes from the coding sequence ATGCCCTTGACTGACCTTCTGGTGGCCGTGCGCACGCAGGTGCTCACGGCCACCAATCGTGACGACACCCTGCAGGCCGCGTCCCGTTTGCTGGCCTGCGACCAGGCCGGTGCCGAGGAAATCCATCGCAGCCTCTGCCAGCGCGAGGACCTGGGCAGCACCGCCATCGGCCACGGCGTGGCCATCCCGCACGGCCGTGCCCCCGCCCTGGACAAGCCCCGTGGCGCGCTGCTGCGACTGGAGCAGCCGGTGGATTTCGGCGGCAGCGAACCGGTGGACCTGGTGTTCGCCATCGCCGTACCGGCGCACTACACCCACCAGCACCTGATGCTGCTGTCCGAACTGGCCGAACTGTTTTCCGATCCGCAGACACGCGACGCACTGCGTCACGCGCCCGATGGCCCTGCCCTGACCCGCCTTCTCGACCTTTCCTCCCGGACCAGCGCTGCATGA
- the hprK gene encoding HPr(Ser) kinase/phosphatase: protein MNTSITARELFDQQKDKLALRWVAGQGGAQRELEAGNTVSRRPSLAGYLNAIYPNKVQILGSEELSWLDSLDSRQRWETIEKIMQSHPLALVITKNQPCPEDLRAAADESATPLWISPKRGHELLNHISYHLARTLAPRVTLHGVFMEIYSIGVLITGEAGSGKSELALELLSRGHRLVADDAPEFTQVAPDVLDGTCPELLQDLLEVRGLGVLNVRQMFGDTAVKKNKYLRLIVHLTKPMTEPTPHGYERLTGDSGKRHVLDLDVPLITLPVMPGRNLAVLTEAATRLHILRTKGIDPAAMFIARHSNLLEQRSP from the coding sequence ATGAATACCAGCATCACCGCCCGCGAACTGTTCGACCAGCAGAAGGACAAGCTCGCCCTGCGCTGGGTCGCCGGCCAGGGCGGTGCGCAGCGCGAGCTGGAGGCCGGCAATACCGTGTCGCGGCGCCCGTCGCTTGCCGGGTACCTCAATGCGATCTACCCCAACAAGGTGCAGATCCTCGGTTCAGAGGAGCTGAGCTGGCTGGACTCGCTGGACTCGCGCCAGCGCTGGGAGACGATCGAGAAGATCATGCAGTCCCATCCGCTGGCGCTGGTCATCACCAAGAACCAGCCCTGCCCGGAAGACCTGCGCGCGGCTGCCGATGAGTCGGCCACGCCGCTGTGGATCTCGCCCAAGCGCGGCCACGAACTGCTCAACCACATCTCCTACCACCTGGCGCGCACGCTGGCGCCGCGGGTCACCCTGCATGGGGTGTTCATGGAGATCTATTCGATCGGCGTACTGATCACCGGCGAGGCGGGCTCGGGCAAGAGCGAGCTGGCGCTGGAGCTGCTCAGCCGCGGCCACCGCCTGGTGGCTGATGACGCCCCGGAGTTCACCCAGGTCGCCCCGGACGTGCTCGACGGCACCTGTCCCGAGCTGCTGCAGGACCTGCTGGAAGTGCGCGGGCTGGGCGTGCTCAACGTCCGCCAGATGTTCGGCGACACCGCAGTCAAGAAGAACAAGTACCTGCGCCTGATCGTGCACCTGACCAAGCCGATGACCGAGCCGACCCCGCATGGCTATGAACGGCTGACCGGTGACTCGGGCAAGCGCCACGTGCTCGACCTGGACGTGCCGCTGATCACCCTGCCGGTGATGCCCGGGCGCAACCTCGCCGTGCTGACCGAGGCGGCCACCCGTTTGCATATCCTG